One genomic region from Halorussus rarus encodes:
- a CDS encoding pyruvoyl-dependent arginine decarboxylase, which yields MSTIRVAWGTGTGPTEMSSYDAALADANLHNYNLVTVSSVVPADAAVEAVGTAPDLGPAGQRLTVVQARATRAGPGRVSAALGWTTGPGPGLFYEAAGEADPGDVAERVETGLAAGRELREWTFTDERVETATTDAEAGTYATAVVVAAYGESEPIC from the coding sequence ATGAGCACGATCCGGGTCGCGTGGGGCACCGGGACCGGTCCCACCGAGATGTCCTCGTACGACGCCGCCCTCGCGGACGCCAACCTCCACAACTACAACCTCGTGACCGTCTCGTCGGTCGTCCCGGCCGACGCGGCGGTCGAGGCGGTCGGCACCGCTCCGGACCTCGGCCCGGCCGGCCAGCGCCTGACGGTCGTCCAGGCCCGCGCGACCCGCGCCGGTCCCGGTCGCGTTTCGGCCGCGCTCGGGTGGACCACGGGCCCCGGTCCCGGCCTGTTCTACGAGGCGGCGGGCGAGGCCGACCCCGGGGACGTCGCCGAGCGCGTCGAGACCGGCCTCGCGGCCGGCCGGGAGCTCCGCGAGTGGACGTTCACCGACGAGCGCGTCGAGACCGCCACCACCGACGCCGAAGCCGGGACCTACGCCACCGCGGTCGTGGTGGCCGCCTACGGCGAGAGCGAGCCGATCTGCTGA
- a CDS encoding HD domain-containing protein: MMADDLDALLDMYDLKDERRTGWVLRNVESPESVAAHTWGAATLCLLFADRVGVDRETAVTMALLHDLGEAETGDVATRADPDRQAVSSAEKEAAERAAVTDLLEPFADGDLLARWEEYEARDTPVAEFVKDMDLVDSCLQALKYERENRYDETEDNEHFAEFDNLDEFFATAAPRFRTSFGADLFEQIKAAYEAEIGRPCEL, from the coding sequence GTGATGGCTGACGACCTCGACGCGCTGCTCGACATGTACGATTTGAAGGACGAGCGACGAACGGGCTGGGTCCTGCGGAACGTCGAGTCCCCGGAGTCGGTCGCGGCCCACACGTGGGGCGCGGCGACGCTCTGTCTGCTGTTCGCCGACCGCGTCGGTGTCGACCGCGAGACGGCCGTGACGATGGCGCTCCTCCACGACCTCGGGGAGGCCGAGACCGGCGACGTGGCCACGCGGGCCGACCCTGACCGCCAGGCGGTGTCGTCAGCCGAGAAGGAGGCGGCCGAGCGGGCCGCGGTGACCGACCTGCTCGAACCGTTCGCGGACGGCGACCTGCTCGCGCGCTGGGAGGAGTACGAGGCCCGCGACACGCCCGTTGCGGAGTTCGTCAAGGACATGGACCTCGTCGACAGCTGCCTCCAGGCACTCAAGTACGAGCGGGAGAACCGGTACGACGAGACCGAGGACAACGAGCACTTCGCGGAGTTCGACAACCTCGACGAGTTCTTCGCGACCGCCGCGCCGCGGTTCCGGACGTCCTTCGGTGCGGACCTGTTCGAGCAAATCAAGGCGGCGTACGAGGCGGAAATCGGACGACCGTGTGAGCTCTGA
- a CDS encoding CopG family transcriptional regulator, whose protein sequence is MERRYSITCERERAKRIETLAREYDLTTQEVLDQLIEVGLEEIEPDE, encoded by the coding sequence ATGGAGCGTCGCTACTCGATCACCTGCGAACGCGAGCGCGCCAAGCGCATCGAGACGCTGGCGCGCGAGTACGACCTGACGACCCAGGAGGTCCTCGACCAGCTCATCGAAGTCGGACTCGAGGAGATCGAGCCCGACGAGTGA
- a CDS encoding CPBP family intramembrane glutamic endopeptidase, with amino-acid sequence MEDRSAANAGVVLAAVAVAAAALPWGTPGIGPVENVVLAALGAAAFGAFALRRRDLIARRSGSLAAGAASLGVVGCAGVASAGTLRGGTLAAEAPVVSPWGVALALVGGVGGIIAAYGDGRGLPESLGAAVKATAWSLGVGFAGLFAIAAWASVLVSVLAELVPGDPGTTVQLAISAVALGLGTGTVALIYFRWTDKTLGYLDFRLPSLRDLGYTAAGVVALFGLQLVVGVVLTQLGLETAQHSVQQTASGGNAQILLLLIPASWLIIGPGEELLYRNIIQKSLYGTFGEWGAVLVGSVAFSLAHIPAYAAGAALPALLSTLAVIFMLSLILGGAYLLTENTTVPALIHGTFDAVVFAAMYLQMTGGP; translated from the coding sequence ATGGAAGACCGCTCTGCAGCGAACGCGGGGGTCGTGCTGGCCGCGGTGGCCGTCGCGGCGGCCGCGCTGCCGTGGGGAACTCCCGGAATCGGTCCGGTCGAGAACGTCGTCCTCGCGGCGCTGGGCGCCGCCGCGTTCGGCGCGTTCGCGCTCCGGCGCCGCGACCTGATCGCGCGCCGGTCGGGGTCGCTCGCGGCGGGCGCGGCCAGCCTCGGCGTCGTCGGGTGTGCGGGCGTCGCGTCCGCAGGCACGCTTCGCGGCGGAACGCTCGCGGCCGAGGCGCCGGTCGTCTCGCCGTGGGGCGTCGCGCTCGCGCTGGTCGGCGGCGTCGGCGGGATCATCGCGGCCTACGGCGACGGCAGGGGGCTCCCCGAGTCGCTCGGCGCTGCGGTCAAGGCCACCGCCTGGAGTCTCGGCGTCGGCTTCGCCGGCCTGTTCGCCATCGCGGCGTGGGCCAGCGTCCTGGTGAGCGTGCTCGCGGAGCTGGTCCCCGGCGATCCCGGCACGACCGTCCAGCTCGCCATCAGCGCGGTCGCGCTCGGGCTGGGCACCGGCACCGTCGCGCTGATCTACTTCCGGTGGACCGACAAGACGCTCGGGTACCTCGACTTCCGGCTGCCGAGCCTGCGGGACCTCGGTTACACCGCCGCCGGCGTGGTCGCGCTGTTCGGCCTTCAGCTGGTCGTCGGCGTCGTCCTCACCCAGTTGGGACTGGAGACCGCCCAGCACAGCGTCCAGCAGACCGCGTCGGGCGGCAACGCTCAGATCCTCCTGCTGCTGATTCCGGCGTCGTGGCTCATCATCGGGCCGGGAGAGGAACTGCTCTACCGCAACATCATCCAGAAGTCGCTGTACGGAACCTTCGGCGAGTGGGGCGCGGTGCTGGTCGGGAGCGTCGCGTTCTCGCTGGCCCACATCCCGGCCTACGCGGCCGGCGCCGCACTGCCCGCGCTGCTGAGCACGCTCGCGGTCATCTTCATGCTCTCGCTCATCCTCGGCGGCGCGTACCTGTTGACCGAGAACACGACGGTTCCGGCGCTGATCCACGGCACGTTCGACGCGGTCGTCTTCGCGGCGATGTACCTCCAGATGACCGGCGGCCCGTAA
- a CDS encoding DUF5811 family protein, whose protein sequence is MNGNTPYAGVPGETQAGHRANTDVPDLSPEQKQSLRDSITDIAARTREFLPNEYVVGSKVADGGNGPQAQVSVQPPVGHPVSAGFSPSVEDFDGDDLDTHEEAEVARGLAASAAMQVKQMMGDDITPTAR, encoded by the coding sequence ATGAACGGAAATACCCCCTACGCGGGCGTCCCCGGCGAGACGCAGGCCGGTCACCGCGCGAACACCGACGTGCCCGACCTCTCCCCCGAGCAGAAGCAGTCGTTGCGCGACAGCATCACCGACATCGCCGCCCGGACCCGCGAGTTCCTGCCCAACGAGTACGTCGTCGGCTCGAAGGTCGCCGACGGCGGCAACGGTCCCCAGGCCCAGGTGTCGGTCCAGCCGCCGGTCGGCCACCCGGTCAGCGCCGGCTTCAGCCCGAGCGTCGAGGACTTCGACGGCGACGACCTCGACACCCACGAGGAGGCCGAGGTCGCCCGCGGCCTCGCGGCCAGCGCCGCCATGCAGGTCAAGCAGATGATGGGCGACGACATCACGCCGACCGCTCGATAG
- the infB gene encoding translation initiation factor IF-2, producing MPDTDARDNERGLRTPIVAVLGHVDHGKTSLLDKIRGSTVIEGEAGAITQHIGATAIPLDVVSKVAGSLIDPSDFDLPGLLFIDTPGHHSFTTLRSRGGALADIAILVVDVNDGFQPQTLEAINILKQSQTPFVVAANKIDTVPGWKPNEDAPVQQTMDAQSDRVRSSLDEQLYEIIGELSDEGFSADMYWRVQDFRGNIGVVPVSAETGEGIPDLLTVLMGLAQRYMKEDMAIDVTGPGAGTVLEVKEEKGFGTTVDVVLYDGTVREDETIVVGGLDDPIVTDVRALLKPRPLAEIRTEDRFEKVDQISAASGLKIAAPDLDEAMAGAPVRVVRDRDIDEVIAEVRAELSEIEVETGEQGVVVKADTLGSLEAIANALDEAEIPIMRAEVGDIAPRDVSIASTADEDKHKTILAFNVDVLADAERQAEESDVKLFESGVIYRLIEEYEEYVEERERAQQETVLDNITRPARFQILQDHTFRQNDPAVVGVEVLSGTIKKNSNVAKFEGNQPTRVGQLKGIQEQGEDVDEARSGNRVSVAIDGPTVGRQIEEGDELWIEVPEKHAKILEQELADDIPVDELEALQMYLDKQRKRDPFWGK from the coding sequence ATGCCTGACACTGACGCACGCGACAACGAACGAGGTCTGCGCACCCCAATCGTGGCAGTACTGGGACACGTAGACCACGGGAAGACTAGCCTTCTGGACAAGATCCGCGGTTCGACGGTCATCGAGGGGGAGGCGGGCGCGATCACCCAGCACATCGGGGCCACCGCCATCCCGCTCGACGTGGTCTCGAAGGTCGCCGGGAGCCTCATCGACCCGAGCGACTTCGACCTGCCGGGCCTGCTGTTCATCGACACGCCGGGCCACCACTCGTTCACGACGCTCCGGTCCCGGGGCGGGGCGCTGGCCGACATCGCCATCCTCGTCGTGGACGTCAACGACGGCTTCCAGCCCCAGACGCTCGAGGCCATCAACATCCTCAAGCAGTCCCAGACGCCGTTCGTGGTCGCGGCCAACAAGATCGACACCGTCCCGGGCTGGAAGCCCAACGAGGACGCGCCCGTCCAGCAGACCATGGACGCCCAGAGCGACCGGGTGCGGTCGTCGCTCGACGAGCAGCTCTACGAGATCATCGGCGAGCTGAGCGACGAGGGGTTCTCGGCGGACATGTACTGGCGGGTCCAGGACTTCCGCGGGAACATCGGCGTGGTCCCCGTGAGCGCCGAGACCGGCGAGGGCATCCCCGACCTGCTGACCGTGCTGATGGGTCTGGCCCAGCGGTACATGAAGGAGGACATGGCCATCGACGTGACGGGGCCCGGCGCGGGCACCGTCCTCGAGGTCAAGGAGGAGAAGGGCTTCGGGACGACCGTCGACGTGGTGCTGTACGACGGCACCGTCCGGGAGGACGAGACCATCGTGGTCGGCGGGCTCGACGACCCCATCGTGACCGACGTCCGGGCGCTGCTGAAGCCCCGGCCGCTCGCCGAGATACGCACCGAAGACCGGTTCGAGAAGGTCGACCAGATCTCGGCCGCGTCCGGGCTGAAGATCGCCGCGCCCGACCTCGACGAGGCGATGGCGGGCGCGCCCGTCCGGGTGGTCCGGGACCGCGACATCGACGAGGTCATCGCGGAGGTCCGGGCCGAGCTCTCGGAGATCGAGGTCGAGACCGGCGAGCAGGGCGTCGTGGTGAAGGCCGACACACTCGGCAGCCTGGAGGCCATCGCCAACGCGCTGGACGAGGCCGAGATCCCCATCATGCGCGCGGAGGTCGGCGACATCGCGCCCCGGGACGTGAGCATCGCCTCGACCGCCGACGAGGACAAGCACAAGACCATCCTCGCGTTCAACGTCGACGTGCTGGCCGACGCCGAGCGACAGGCCGAGGAGAGCGACGTGAAGCTGTTCGAGAGCGGCGTCATCTACCGGCTCATCGAGGAGTACGAGGAGTACGTCGAGGAGCGCGAGCGCGCCCAGCAGGAGACGGTCCTCGACAACATCACCCGGCCCGCCCGGTTCCAGATCCTCCAGGACCACACGTTCCGCCAGAACGACCCCGCGGTGGTCGGCGTCGAGGTGCTGTCGGGCACCATCAAGAAGAACAGCAACGTCGCGAAGTTCGAGGGCAACCAGCCCACCCGGGTCGGCCAGCTCAAGGGCATCCAGGAACAGGGCGAGGACGTCGACGAGGCCCGAAGCGGCAACCGGGTCAGCGTCGCCATCGACGGCCCGACCGTGGGCCGCCAGATCGAGGAGGGCGACGAGCTCTGGATCGAGGTCCCCGAGAAGCACGCCAAGATCCTCGAACAGGAGCTCGCCGACGACATCCCAGTCGACGAGCTCGAGGCGCTCCAGATGTACCTCGACAAGCAGCGCAAGCGCGACCCCTTCTGGGGGAAGTGA
- a CDS encoding PRC-barrel domain-containing protein yields the protein MSEILAENLSGKAVMGSDGTELGMLYNITMDLKTGELANLLVEPDEQLRRDAVEFESDESGRFQVPVKRVQAVKDYIVVQR from the coding sequence ATGTCGGAGATCCTCGCCGAAAACCTCTCGGGGAAGGCCGTCATGGGGTCAGACGGGACGGAGCTCGGAATGCTGTACAACATCACCATGGACCTCAAGACGGGCGAGCTGGCCAACCTGCTCGTAGAACCGGACGAACAACTGCGGCGCGACGCGGTGGAGTTCGAATCGGACGAGAGCGGTCGATTCCAGGTCCCCGTGAAGCGAGTGCAGGCGGTGAAAGACTACATCGTCGTCCAGCGGTAA
- a CDS encoding NOB1 family endonuclease — MYVLDASAFINEYHTTADTATIPLVREELEDESAYRFDAMEGSGMHIHIPQDGAVERVGRAAQETGDFEELSTTDVRLVAAAFELDATLVTDDYAMQNVAERMNVDVEVIAREGITEQRNWQFQCQGCGREFDENKDRCPICGSELTRKNPSNA; from the coding sequence ATGTACGTTCTAGACGCCTCAGCTTTCATCAACGAGTACCACACCACCGCGGACACGGCGACGATTCCGCTGGTCCGCGAGGAGCTGGAGGACGAGAGCGCCTACCGGTTCGACGCGATGGAGGGCTCGGGGATGCACATCCACATCCCCCAGGACGGCGCCGTCGAGCGCGTCGGCCGGGCCGCCCAGGAGACCGGCGACTTCGAGGAGCTGTCGACCACCGACGTGCGCCTGGTCGCGGCGGCCTTCGAGCTCGACGCGACGCTGGTGACCGACGACTACGCCATGCAGAACGTCGCCGAGCGCATGAACGTCGACGTCGAGGTCATCGCGCGCGAGGGCATCACCGAACAGCGCAACTGGCAGTTCCAGTGCCAGGGCTGCGGCCGCGAGTTCGACGAGAACAAGGACCGCTGTCCGATCTGCGGGAGCGAGCTGACGCGCAAGAACCCGTCGAACGCCTGA